A genomic region of bacterium contains the following coding sequences:
- a CDS encoding type II toxin-antitoxin system HicA family toxin translates to MLKIPALSSKELVRLLEKGGVVFVRQGPTDHAIYSRIVEGRRYSTPVQMGKKTLDPVYCRRILRQLKFTDKEIEKLLSI, encoded by the coding sequence ATGCTTAAGATACCTGCTCTTTCCAGTAAAGAACTTGTCAGATTATTGGAAAAAGGGGGTGTAGTATTTGTCAGACAGGGACCAACAGACCATGCTATATATTCGAGGATAGTTGAAGGAAGAAGATATTCTACTCCTGTACAGATGGGTAAGAAAACTTTGGATCCAGTATACTGTAGAAGGATATTGAGGCAGTTGAAATTTACTGACAAAGAAATTGAAAAACTTTTAAGTATCTAA
- a CDS encoding thiamine pyrophosphate-dependent enzyme, whose amino-acid sequence MATLKELSHKKELLSGGHRACAGCTEPIAVRQILMATDTPIVVCCPTGCLEVTTTIFPYTAWRMPWIHSAFENAAATISGVETGYKALKKRGKIDKEIKFIAIGGDGGTYDIGFQALSGAMERGHNMVYICLDNEAYMNTGIQRSSATPKGAHTTTSPAGKVIPGKKTFRKDLSACIAAHNVPYVAQSIPSMWKDLTNKVQKALAVNGPAFINVLVPCRLGWGFPPEKAIEIGREAVNSCFWPLYEVENGEWKLTYKPKEKTPVKDWLKSQVRFKHLFRPENESILQEIQTEVDHNWERLQKLCEFSAGVV is encoded by the coding sequence ATGGCAACTTTAAAAGAATTATCTCATAAGAAAGAACTTTTATCTGGTGGACATCGGGCGTGTGCTGGATGTACCGAACCAATAGCGGTAAGACAAATATTAATGGCAACAGACACTCCAATAGTGGTGTGTTGTCCAACCGGCTGTCTTGAGGTGACGACAACTATTTTTCCTTATACTGCCTGGCGGATGCCATGGATACATTCTGCATTTGAAAACGCGGCGGCAACCATTAGTGGAGTAGAAACAGGGTATAAAGCCCTTAAAAAAAGGGGTAAAATTGACAAAGAGATTAAATTTATAGCAATAGGTGGTGATGGTGGAACTTATGATATTGGTTTTCAAGCACTATCTGGGGCAATGGAACGAGGACATAACATGGTCTATATCTGCCTTGATAATGAGGCATATATGAATACAGGTATTCAACGCTCAAGTGCCACACCAAAAGGTGCTCATACAACAACTTCACCTGCCGGTAAAGTTATCCCGGGGAAAAAGACATTTCGTAAAGATTTAAGCGCCTGTATTGCCGCTCATAATGTTCCTTATGTAGCTCAATCTATTCCCAGTATGTGGAAAGATTTAACCAATAAGGTTCAAAAGGCATTAGCCGTGAACGGACCTGCTTTTATCAATGTTCTGGTGCCTTGTAGATTAGGTTGGGGATTTCCACCTGAAAAGGCGATTGAGATTGGTCGAGAAGCAGTTAATTCTTGCTTTTGGCCATTATATGAAGTAGAAAATGGCGAATGGAAATTAACTTATAAACCGAAAGAAAAAACCCCAGTAAAAGATTGGTTAAAATCTCAAGTAAGGTTCAAACACTTATTTAGACCGGAAAATGAATCTATACTCCAGGAGATACAGACAGAAGTTGACCATAATTGGGAAAGACTTCAAAAATTATGTGAATTTAGTGCCGGAGTTGTCTGA
- a CDS encoding MerR family transcriptional regulator gives MEDEKIKNKLFFSIGEVSQLTDVKSYILRYWESEFDLLSPEKTETGQRRYRKKDINLILKIKDLLYKEGYTIAGAKRYLKRKQFKEEGKFIEIEKDYLKKELMEMLKIMEKK, from the coding sequence ATGGAAGATGAAAAAATTAAAAATAAATTATTTTTCTCCATTGGTGAGGTAAGTCAATTAACCGATGTTAAATCTTACATTTTAAGATATTGGGAATCTGAGTTTGACTTGTTGTCACCTGAAAAAACTGAAACAGGTCAAAGAAGGTATCGAAAAAAAGACATAAACTTGATTTTAAAAATAAAGGACTTATTATATAAAGAAGGCTATACAATTGCTGGTGCTAAACGATATTTAAAAAGAAAACAATTTAAAGAAGAAGGAAAATTTATTGAAATAGAAAAAGATTATTTAAAAAAAGAACTTATGGAGATGTTAAAGATAATGGAGAAGAAGTAA